Proteins from a genomic interval of Asticcacaulis sp. AND118:
- a CDS encoding DUF805 domain-containing protein, with the protein MFSFDLMFQPLKRYFDFQGRSRRSEYWLFYLFQLVVSLSLSLLQGVGGLVAGLVAGINFIFALGILIPSIAVGVRRFHDTNRTGLWLLFYPAVMIVSLILTLVFARDAVAQMGQNFQNLDPSSLESGDPQANLAVYSAMAPIALYVLLPTWLASLVTLWFHVQDGTPNANRFGADPKGRGVTESVVSTF; encoded by the coding sequence ATGTTCAGTTTCGACCTGATGTTTCAACCGCTTAAGCGCTATTTCGACTTTCAGGGCCGCTCGCGCCGTTCCGAATACTGGCTGTTCTATCTCTTTCAGTTGGTGGTCAGCCTGAGCCTGAGCCTGTTGCAGGGAGTCGGCGGACTGGTGGCCGGTCTGGTCGCCGGCATCAACTTCATCTTCGCGCTGGGCATCCTCATCCCGTCGATCGCCGTCGGTGTGCGCCGCTTTCACGACACCAACCGCACCGGCCTGTGGCTGCTCTTCTACCCGGCGGTGATGATCGTTTCGCTGATCCTGACCCTCGTCTTCGCCCGCGACGCCGTGGCGCAGATGGGCCAGAACTTCCAGAACCTCGATCCGTCCAGCCTCGAATCCGGCGACCCGCAGGCCAATCTGGCGGTCTACAGCGCCATGGCGCCGATCGCCCTCTACGTCCTGCTGCCGACCTGGCTGGCCAGCCTCGTCACCCTGTGGTTCCATGTTCAGGACGGCACGCCCAACGCCAACCGTTTCGGCGCCGACCCCAAGGGCCGCGGCGTCACCGAAAGCGTCGTCTCGACCTTCTAA
- the smc gene encoding chromosome segregation protein SMC codes for MQFQRLRLSGFKSFVDASEFRIEPGLTGIVGPNGCGKSNLLEALRWVMGATSAKAMRGAGMEDVIFAGSDKRPSRNWAEVTLTIDNSARLAPQPFTDQPVLDIARRIDRGQGSTYKVNGREVRARDVQLLFADASTGANSPALVRQGQISELIAAKPQNRRRVLEEAGGVSGLHTRRHEAELRLRAAESNLARLDDISRELDTALSRLKREARQADKYKKISAEIRALQKAILHARWLEAIALFQTATGEMQALSQAVEETTREAAAAQTAALKTAEAIPPLREEEAVAATVNHRLTIEKERLDLEAQQAHAEIERLKGDLRRQQADHARELELARDGQSQIERLSEMLDRVRAEIKEAPSREPELKAAVLMAEGERVEADQRIEELAAELAALTERQRLEATRLKEAQTRFERLLAQTNQAEREKQALGVFDHAALETARTAAEAAQGALDAARAEAEALEGGRVDVVNAEAQARKTARDIEDRLGRLTAESRGLSQILNANAGKAKSPVLDAVRAHKGYELALAAALGDDLNLSLSKRGALDALAFWAEDFASQAVFSDLAALGVTPLAQFVKAPPALALRLSAIGVVDQTEGDRLQTQLPMGARLVSKEGDLWRWDGLIVRARAPKPAAVRLAQRTRFDELEAEIDTLKPELDAAQAALKTAADAQRSFEDRLRQARVRLPELERDLRTKTTQADDLSRRQTQYETRMEALDGSIKRLRADLGEAKTAYEDLADAQSSPEALDALNDALVDARNLANTCRQAVLVARSALDEDARNRQQRESRERNLSRDLNDWTRRHGESGNRVDKLTREQEMTMAALAIAEAAPATFETRRRSLLDSLTAAEKRLSEARDALTLADTAKREADAEEKAREQAAAQAREKRAGALARLEAATTRKDEIEAQILDQTEGTPDALGLRLKEEAIATPSDAAGAEALLSGLEKERDQLGAVNLRAEEEAAEYQERLEGISRERLDLTTAIGKLRDGIDELNAEGRERLLAAFEVINAHFKTLFVALFGGGSAELRLVESDDPLEAGLEIFACPPGKRLSAMSLMSGGEQALTATALIFGVFLANPAPVCVLDEVDAPLDDANVDRYCRLLDEMRTRTNTRFIAITHNPVTMARMDRLFGVTMAERGVSQLVSVDLKAAEALVA; via the coding sequence TTGCAGTTTCAACGTCTGAGACTTTCCGGCTTCAAGTCCTTCGTCGATGCGTCGGAATTCCGCATCGAACCCGGACTGACGGGCATTGTCGGCCCCAACGGTTGCGGCAAGTCGAACCTGCTGGAGGCTCTGCGCTGGGTGATGGGCGCGACCTCCGCCAAGGCCATGCGCGGCGCCGGCATGGAGGACGTCATCTTCGCCGGTTCGGACAAGCGCCCGTCGCGCAACTGGGCCGAAGTCACCCTGACCATCGACAATTCGGCGCGTCTGGCGCCTCAGCCCTTCACCGATCAGCCCGTGCTCGATATCGCCCGGCGCATCGATCGCGGTCAGGGCTCGACCTATAAGGTGAATGGCAGGGAGGTGCGTGCGCGCGACGTGCAACTGCTGTTCGCCGACGCCTCGACCGGGGCCAACTCCCCGGCCCTCGTGCGTCAGGGGCAGATTTCCGAGCTGATCGCCGCTAAGCCGCAGAACCGCCGCCGCGTGCTCGAAGAAGCCGGCGGGGTGTCGGGCCTGCACACCCGCCGCCACGAGGCCGAACTGCGCCTGCGCGCCGCCGAAAGCAATCTGGCGCGGCTGGACGACATTTCGCGCGAACTGGACACCGCCCTGTCGCGGTTGAAGCGCGAAGCGCGTCAGGCCGACAAATATAAGAAGATTTCCGCCGAAATCCGCGCCCTGCAAAAGGCCATTCTCCACGCCCGCTGGCTGGAGGCCATCGCCCTGTTCCAGACGGCAACCGGCGAAATGCAGGCCCTGTCGCAGGCCGTCGAGGAGACGACGCGCGAAGCGGCCGCCGCCCAGACCGCCGCCCTCAAGACCGCCGAGGCCATCCCGCCCCTGCGCGAGGAAGAGGCCGTCGCCGCCACCGTCAATCACCGCCTGACCATTGAAAAGGAGCGCCTCGACCTCGAAGCGCAGCAGGCGCACGCCGAGATCGAGCGGCTGAAAGGCGATCTGCGCCGTCAGCAGGCCGACCACGCCCGCGAACTGGAACTGGCCCGCGACGGGCAGTCGCAGATCGAACGCCTGAGCGAAATGCTCGACCGCGTGCGCGCCGAGATCAAGGAGGCCCCGTCGCGCGAGCCGGAACTGAAGGCCGCCGTGCTGATGGCCGAGGGCGAGCGCGTCGAGGCCGATCAGCGCATCGAGGAACTGGCCGCCGAACTGGCCGCCCTGACCGAGCGTCAGCGGCTGGAGGCCACGCGCCTGAAGGAGGCGCAGACGCGCTTCGAGCGCCTGCTGGCCCAGACCAATCAGGCCGAACGCGAAAAGCAGGCGTTGGGCGTTTTCGATCACGCCGCGTTGGAAACCGCCCGCACCGCCGCCGAGGCCGCGCAAGGCGCGCTGGACGCCGCCCGCGCCGAGGCCGAAGCGCTGGAAGGCGGGCGGGTGGACGTAGTCAATGCCGAGGCTCAGGCGCGCAAGACCGCGCGCGATATCGAGGACCGGCTGGGGCGGCTGACCGCCGAATCGCGCGGCCTGTCGCAAATCCTGAACGCCAATGCGGGTAAAGCTAAAAGTCCCGTACTCGACGCCGTGCGCGCCCACAAGGGCTATGAACTGGCGCTGGCCGCCGCTTTGGGCGACGACCTCAATCTCAGCCTGTCGAAGCGCGGCGCGCTCGATGCGCTGGCCTTCTGGGCCGAGGATTTCGCTTCGCAAGCGGTGTTCAGCGATCTGGCCGCACTGGGCGTCACGCCGCTGGCGCAGTTCGTCAAGGCCCCGCCCGCCCTCGCCTTGCGCCTGTCGGCCATCGGCGTGGTCGATCAGACCGAGGGCGACCGGCTTCAGACGCAACTGCCCATGGGCGCGCGGCTGGTGTCGAAAGAAGGCGACCTGTGGCGCTGGGACGGGCTGATCGTCCGCGCCAGGGCCCCCAAACCCGCCGCCGTCCGATTGGCGCAACGCACGCGCTTCGACGAGCTTGAGGCCGAGATCGACACGCTCAAACCGGAACTCGACGCGGCCCAGGCGGCGCTGAAAACCGCTGCCGACGCCCAGCGCAGCTTCGAGGATCGCCTGCGTCAGGCGCGTGTCCGCCTGCCGGAACTGGAGCGTGACCTGCGCACGAAGACGACTCAGGCCGATGACCTCAGCCGCCGCCAGACCCAGTACGAAACGCGCATGGAAGCGTTGGACGGCAGCATCAAGCGCCTGCGCGCCGATCTGGGCGAGGCCAAGACCGCCTATGAGGATCTGGCCGACGCGCAATCGTCACCGGAGGCGCTTGATGCGTTGAACGACGCTCTGGTCGACGCACGCAATCTCGCCAATACCTGCCGTCAGGCCGTCTTGGTCGCGCGGTCGGCGCTGGACGAGGACGCCCGCAACCGTCAGCAGCGCGAATCGCGCGAACGCAACCTCAGCCGCGACCTGAACGACTGGACGCGCCGTCACGGCGAATCGGGCAACCGCGTCGACAAGCTGACGCGCGAACAGGAAATGACTATGGCGGCGCTGGCCATCGCCGAGGCCGCGCCCGCGACGTTTGAAACCCGCCGCCGGAGCCTGCTCGATTCGCTCACTGCCGCCGAAAAGCGCCTGTCGGAGGCCCGCGACGCCCTGACCCTTGCCGACACCGCCAAACGCGAGGCCGACGCCGAGGAAAAAGCGCGCGAACAGGCCGCCGCTCAGGCCCGCGAAAAGCGCGCCGGGGCGCTGGCCCGGCTGGAAGCCGCCACGACCCGCAAGGACGAAATCGAAGCGCAGATCCTCGACCAGACGGAAGGCACGCCCGACGCGCTGGGCCTGCGCCTGAAAGAAGAAGCCATCGCCACGCCATCGGACGCCGCCGGGGCCGAGGCCCTGCTGTCCGGCCTTGAAAAGGAGCGCGATCAACTGGGCGCGGTCAATCTGCGCGCCGAGGAAGAGGCTGCGGAGTATCAGGAGCGGCTGGAAGGCATCAGCCGCGAACGGTTGGACCTGACGACGGCCATCGGCAAGTTGCGCGACGGCATCGACGAACTGAATGCCGAAGGCCGCGAACGGCTGCTGGCGGCGTTCGAGGTGATCAACGCACACTTCAAGACCCTGTTTGTCGCCCTCTTCGGCGGCGGGTCGGCGGAACTGCGGCTGGTCGAATCGGACGATCCGCTGGAGGCCGGTCTGGAAATCTTCGCCTGTCCGCCGGGCAAGCGCCTGTCGGCCATGAGTTTGATGTCGGGCGGCGAGCAGGCCCTGACGGCTACGGCGCTGATTTTCGGCGTGTTTCTGGCCAATCCGGCCCCGGTCTGCGTGCTCGACGAAGTCGATGCGCCGCTGGACGACGCCAATGTCGACCGCTATTGCCGCCTGCTGGACGAGATGCGGACCCGCACCAATACCCGTTTCATCGCCATCACCCATAATCCGGTGACCATGGCGCGCATGGACCGCCTGTTCGGCGTGACCATGGCCGAGCGCGGCGTGTCGCAACTGGTCAGCGTCGATCTCAAGGCCGCCGAAGCGCTGGTCGCCTGA
- a CDS encoding ribonuclease HII: MPDFSFESQFSGPVCGVDEAGRGPCAGPLCVAAVILDPARLPPGIADSKKLTEKQRFALEPEIKAAAIAWSVIEISAADIDCHNILRATLMGMTQAVEALSPVPVHALIDGNRCPPLSLPATAVIKGDDKSLSIAAASILAKTARDRIMIEMDAVYPVYGFKSHKGYQAEAHIEAIRRHGPSPIHRMSWATIRAVMPVEAGAAE, encoded by the coding sequence ATGCCCGATTTTTCTTTCGAGTCCCAATTTAGCGGTCCGGTGTGCGGTGTGGACGAAGCCGGTCGCGGCCCCTGCGCGGGGCCCCTGTGCGTCGCCGCCGTCATCCTCGATCCGGCACGCCTCCCGCCGGGCATCGCCGACTCCAAGAAACTGACTGAAAAGCAGCGTTTCGCGCTGGAGCCTGAAATCAAGGCCGCGGCCATCGCCTGGTCGGTGATTGAGATTTCCGCCGCCGATATCGACTGCCACAACATCCTCAGGGCGACCCTGATGGGGATGACGCAGGCCGTCGAAGCCCTGTCACCCGTACCGGTTCACGCCCTGATCGACGGCAACCGCTGTCCGCCGCTGAGCCTCCCGGCCACGGCGGTGATCAAGGGCGATGACAAATCGCTGTCGATCGCCGCCGCCTCCATTCTCGCCAAGACGGCGCGCGACCGCATTATGATCGAGATGGACGCCGTCTATCCGGTCTACGGCTTCAAATCGCACAAGGGCTATCAGGCCGAAGCCCATATCGAGGCCATCCGCCGGCACGGTCCGTCGCCCATACACCGCATGAGCTGGGCGACGATCCGCGCGGTCATGCCCGTCGAGGCCGGTGCCGCCGAATAA
- a CDS encoding DsbA family protein, with protein sequence MHLTRQTVVRGALLAAAAFGTLALAACDGGAKTDAGADDMVMGKAEAPITLVEYASVTCSHCAEFNEKVFPTVKEKYIETGKVKYIYREFLTPPADVSAAGVLVARCAGKDKYFEVIDAIMRSQRELFTTGDAKGILKRVANSAGLSDEAFAKCVNDPKGLERIQANMEKYSKADNITGTPTLIINGQKFEGDYTSVEAFTAALDKAAPAKK encoded by the coding sequence ATGCACCTGACCCGTCAAACCGTCGTTCGCGGCGCGCTTCTGGCCGCAGCCGCCTTCGGCACCCTCGCCCTCGCCGCTTGCGATGGCGGCGCCAAGACCGACGCCGGGGCCGATGACATGGTCATGGGCAAGGCCGAAGCACCGATCACCCTGGTCGAATACGCCTCGGTCACCTGCTCGCACTGCGCCGAGTTCAACGAGAAGGTTTTCCCGACGGTCAAGGAAAAGTACATCGAGACCGGCAAGGTGAAATATATCTATCGTGAGTTCCTCACCCCTCCGGCCGATGTGTCGGCGGCGGGCGTTCTGGTCGCGCGCTGCGCCGGCAAGGACAAGTATTTCGAGGTGATCGACGCCATCATGCGCTCGCAGCGCGAACTGTTCACCACGGGCGACGCCAAGGGCATCCTCAAGCGGGTGGCCAATTCGGCCGGCCTGTCCGACGAAGCCTTTGCCAAGTGCGTCAACGATCCGAAGGGTCTGGAGCGCATTCAGGCCAATATGGAAAAGTACAGCAAGGCCGACAACATCACCGGCACCCCGACCCTGATCATCAACGGTCAGAAATTCGAGGGCGACTACACCAGCGTCGAGGCCTTCACCGCCGCCCTCGACAAGGCCGCCCCGGCCAAGAAGTAG
- a CDS encoding site-specific DNA-methyltransferase: MTRHMPQKAILQRTALELDTIHVGECVDILKSLPDKSVDLVFADPPYNLQLGGDLHRPDNSKVDAVDDEWDQFASFEAYDKFTREWMRECQRVLKDDGAIWVIGSYHNVFRLGVALQDLGFWVMNDVIWRKANPMPNFKGTRFTNAHETLIWATKAKGQKRYTFNYDALKAFNEDTQMRSDWAIPLCTGEERLKDENGNKVHPTQKPESLLYRVLLACSKPGHVVLDPFFGTGTTGAAAKRLGRHFIGIERDETYAGHARERIARVQRANESDLAVMGSKKAEPRVPFGALVEAGLLQPGDTLYCPKGQRTARVRADGSLVHGELTGSIHKMGAMLEQAPSCNGWTYWRFKTDAGFKPIDDLRARIRQGH, encoded by the coding sequence ATGACACGCCACATGCCGCAAAAAGCCATCCTGCAGCGCACCGCGCTGGAGTTGGACACCATCCATGTCGGCGAATGCGTGGACATTCTCAAATCCCTGCCGGACAAGTCGGTCGATCTGGTCTTCGCCGACCCGCCCTACAATCTCCAGCTCGGCGGCGACCTGCACCGCCCGGACAATTCCAAGGTCGACGCCGTCGACGACGAATGGGATCAGTTCGCCAGCTTCGAAGCCTATGACAAGTTCACGCGCGAGTGGATGCGCGAATGCCAGCGCGTGCTCAAGGACGACGGGGCTATCTGGGTGATCGGCTCCTATCACAACGTCTTCCGTCTGGGCGTTGCGCTTCAGGATCTCGGCTTCTGGGTCATGAACGACGTCATCTGGCGCAAGGCCAACCCCATGCCCAACTTCAAGGGCACGCGCTTCACCAACGCCCACGAAACCCTGATCTGGGCCACCAAGGCCAAGGGCCAGAAGCGCTACACCTTCAATTACGACGCGCTCAAGGCATTCAACGAAGACACCCAGATGCGCTCGGATTGGGCCATCCCGCTGTGCACCGGCGAAGAGCGCCTCAAGGACGAGAACGGCAACAAGGTCCACCCCACGCAAAAGCCGGAAAGCCTCCTCTATCGCGTGCTGCTGGCCTGCTCCAAGCCCGGCCACGTCGTGCTCGACCCCTTTTTCGGCACCGGCACCACCGGCGCGGCCGCCAAGCGTCTGGGCCGCCACTTCATCGGCATCGAGCGCGACGAAACCTACGCCGGGCACGCCCGTGAGCGCATCGCCCGCGTGCAGCGCGCCAACGAATCCGATCTGGCCGTCATGGGTTCCAAAAAGGCCGAACCGCGCGTGCCCTTCGGCGCTCTGGTCGAAGCCGGCCTGCTGCAACCCGGCGACACCCTATATTGCCCCAAGGGCCAGCGCACTGCCCGCGTCCGCGCCGACGGCTCGCTGGTCCACGGCGAACTGACCGGTTCGATCCACAAGATGGGCGCCATGCTGGAACAGGCCCCGTCCTGTAACGGCTGGACCTATTGGCGCTTCAAGACCGATGCAGGCTTCAAGCCGATCGACGATCTGCGCGCCCGCATCCGCCAAGGCCACTAG
- a CDS encoding AtpZ/AtpI family protein, with protein MNNDPDHETSSKLDDLERRLDAIEQKKRRKENDHVETEAGAGKGYQALGELLGGIFIGLGAGWLSDEYLHTRPFGIIIGAIVGLVAGVYAVARSGRR; from the coding sequence ATGAATAACGACCCCGATCATGAGACTTCGTCGAAGCTGGACGACCTCGAACGGCGGCTTGATGCCATTGAGCAGAAGAAGCGCCGCAAAGAGAACGACCACGTCGAAACCGAAGCGGGCGCCGGAAAGGGCTATCAGGCTCTGGGCGAACTTCTCGGGGGCATTTTCATCGGATTGGGGGCTGGCTGGCTGAGTGACGAATATCTGCATACGCGCCCCTTCGGGATCATTATCGGCGCGATCGTGGGTCTGGTCGCCGGGGTCTATGCCGTCGCCCGCAGCGGACGTCGTTGA
- a CDS encoding GntR family transcriptional regulator, which yields MGIHVQTISSQVYKALRDQLIAGHFPPGQPIRQDAVAAGFGVSKIPIREALFRLEREGLISSEANKGFYVIPLTQEEAVDVYTLRLQMEPQAVAEAALMASEADKAFARVAFDELNRAAQSDRLRVPHANRMFHLSLIRPLKKPVTVQFIERLHIISERNLGEHLEPAGGEDQAHMEHRTMLEYWLNGEAEAVKALVHQHIQATFSELMSHYK from the coding sequence ATGGGTATTCATGTTCAGACCATTTCGTCTCAGGTCTATAAGGCGCTGCGCGACCAGTTGATCGCCGGGCATTTCCCGCCGGGTCAGCCGATCCGTCAGGATGCGGTGGCGGCCGGGTTCGGCGTGAGCAAGATTCCCATTCGCGAAGCCCTGTTCCGGCTGGAGCGCGAAGGGCTGATCTCATCTGAAGCCAACAAGGGTTTTTACGTCATCCCGCTGACGCAGGAAGAGGCGGTCGACGTCTATACGCTGCGTTTGCAGATGGAGCCGCAGGCCGTGGCCGAGGCGGCGCTTATGGCCAGCGAAGCGGACAAGGCCTTTGCGCGCGTGGCGTTCGATGAGTTGAACCGCGCGGCGCAATCGGACCGCCTGCGCGTGCCGCACGCCAACCGCATGTTCCACCTGTCGCTGATCCGTCCGCTGAAAAAGCCGGTGACGGTGCAGTTCATCGAGCGCCTGCACATTATTTCAGAGCGCAATCTCGGTGAGCACCTCGAACCCGCGGGCGGCGAGGATCAGGCGCATATGGAACACCGCACCATGCTGGAATACTGGCTGAACGGCGAGGCCGAGGCGGTCAAGGCGCTGGTCCATCAGCACATTCAGGCGACCTTCAGCGAACTGATGTCGCACTATAAATAG
- a CDS encoding folate-binding protein YgfZ translates to MTDLIALPHRALIALTGPDWGKFLNGQTTIDAEKIFDAVANGAHKPLYYGAFLTPQGKLSGDVFICPRDSDTVWIDVDAGLRDELFTKLNLFKLRAKVTLSKPEAQVYAALSEGLPDPRAPGLFRAYGVLEATGNIDTYTDFRLTQGLAEPGLDFPRDYLYPIDINMDLIEAIDFKKGCFVGQETTSRMKRRGTIKNRLIPLTHSGRFDFGAEVLQGERRAGEILASQNGKSLALMRLDRIDGPLNCNGEAATLAVPDWLAPHLAPVET, encoded by the coding sequence ATGACCGACCTTATCGCCCTTCCGCACCGCGCCCTGATCGCCCTGACCGGCCCCGACTGGGGAAAATTTCTCAACGGTCAGACAACGATCGACGCGGAAAAAATCTTCGACGCCGTCGCAAACGGCGCGCACAAGCCCTTATATTATGGCGCGTTTCTCACCCCGCAAGGCAAGCTGAGCGGCGATGTCTTCATCTGTCCACGGGATTCCGACACGGTGTGGATCGATGTCGATGCCGGGCTGAGGGACGAACTCTTCACCAAACTCAACCTGTTCAAGCTGCGCGCGAAGGTCACCCTGTCCAAACCCGAGGCGCAGGTCTATGCCGCTCTCTCCGAAGGTTTACCGGACCCGCGCGCGCCGGGGCTGTTTCGCGCCTATGGGGTGCTGGAAGCAACCGGTAATATCGACACCTACACCGATTTTCGCCTGACGCAGGGGCTGGCCGAGCCGGGGCTCGACTTCCCCAGGGACTATCTCTACCCCATCGACATCAATATGGACCTGATCGAGGCCATCGACTTCAAAAAAGGCTGTTTCGTCGGTCAGGAAACCACTTCGCGCATGAAGCGCCGCGGCACGATCAAGAACCGCCTGATCCCCCTCACCCACTCAGGTCGGTTCGACTTCGGCGCGGAGGTGCTGCAGGGCGAGCGTCGCGCCGGCGAAATCCTCGCCTCGCAGAACGGTAAATCACTGGCCCTGATGCGCCTCGACCGCATCGACGGCCCCCTCAACTGTAACGGCGAAGCGGCCACCCTCGCCGTCCCCGACTGGCTGGCTCCGCACCTCGCGCCCGTCGAAACCTGA
- the mutY gene encoding A/G-specific adenine glycosylase produces MDEDVSSARRRLLDWYDLHARVLPWREGPGAELKADPYRVWMSEVMLQQTTVPHAAPYFEKFTAIWPTVADLAAAPDERVMAEWAGLGYYSRARNLLKCARAVVSEHGGAFPADEAALLKLPGFGPYTAAAVIAFAFGKAANVVDGNVERVMSRLYAVKTPVPQARPLLRELAGRWVREDRARDWPQALMDLSASVCRPKSPTCLLCPLQTDCAAFAEGQPEIYPVKAARPPKPVRHGVAFLIVSDEGVVVERRPDKGLLGGMLGLPHLDWRSEVWGEAFPSPWGRGWPEGPCEGAAAQKTPPSPDAPHLPLPQGEGSWRYIGAYEHVFTHFALKQQVWRIDLTGDEMVVFLRQHNVYQLLPHAETKALPTVFAKALELK; encoded by the coding sequence ATGGACGAAGATGTCTCGTCTGCGCGTCGCAGATTGCTGGACTGGTACGATCTGCACGCGCGGGTTTTACCGTGGCGCGAAGGACCGGGTGCGGAACTGAAGGCCGATCCGTACCGCGTGTGGATGTCGGAAGTGATGCTTCAGCAGACGACCGTGCCGCACGCCGCCCCCTATTTCGAGAAGTTCACCGCCATCTGGCCGACGGTCGCCGATCTGGCCGCAGCACCCGATGAGCGGGTGATGGCCGAATGGGCGGGGCTTGGCTACTATTCGCGGGCGCGCAACCTGCTGAAATGCGCGCGGGCCGTGGTCAGCGAACACGGCGGGGCGTTTCCGGCGGATGAGGCAGCCTTGCTGAAACTGCCGGGTTTCGGGCCCTATACGGCGGCGGCTGTGATAGCCTTTGCCTTCGGTAAGGCCGCCAATGTGGTCGACGGCAATGTCGAGCGGGTGATGAGCCGGCTCTATGCGGTGAAGACGCCGGTGCCGCAGGCGCGGCCCTTGTTGCGCGAGCTGGCCGGGCGCTGGGTGCGTGAGGATCGGGCGCGCGACTGGCCGCAGGCGTTGATGGACCTGTCGGCCAGTGTGTGCCGTCCGAAGTCGCCGACCTGTTTACTGTGCCCGTTGCAGACGGACTGTGCGGCCTTCGCCGAAGGTCAGCCGGAGATATACCCGGTCAAGGCCGCCAGGCCGCCCAAACCGGTGCGGCACGGGGTGGCCTTCCTGATCGTGTCGGATGAGGGTGTGGTGGTCGAGCGCCGTCCGGACAAGGGCCTGCTGGGTGGAATGCTCGGCCTGCCGCATCTGGACTGGCGGAGCGAGGTTTGGGGAGAGGCTTTTCCCTCTCCTTGGGGGAGAGGGTGGCCCGAAGGGCCGTGTGAGGGGGCAGCGGCGCAGAAGACACCCCCCTCACCCGATGCTCCGCATCTCCCTCTCCCTCAGGGAGAGGGGAGTTGGCGATATATTGGTGCCTACGAACACGTTTTTACGCACTTTGCACTGAAGCAGCAGGTATGGCGGATCGATCTGACCGGTGATGAGATGGTGGTTTTTCTCCGTCAGCACAATGTCTATCAATTGTTGCCTCACGCGGAGACCAAAGCCCTGCCGACGGTTTTCGCCAAAGCCCTGGAATTGAAATAA
- a CDS encoding thioredoxin domain-containing protein, with the protein MTATARRFYDRARRAPFWQQALAVFMLAALATALFSVAADAQSTGKGAKIAPLNEMTKGAANARVTVVEYGSVTCTHCAAWYNTNWAKFDRDYVKTGKVKYVYREVATNPAPMAFGVYMLGHCAAAKPNWIGQKGGTKAYFTVIEGFFAAQSKVYETGEAEPVFRTLAAKAGLNQREADACLKNEDLFKAISGRMEANMKKDDVESTPTFFVNGKRVDSNYAAIEAAIKAVR; encoded by the coding sequence ATGACCGCCACTGCCCGCCGCTTCTACGATCGCGCCCGCCGCGCGCCCTTCTGGCAGCAGGCGCTGGCGGTCTTCATGCTCGCCGCGCTCGCCACGGCCCTGTTCAGCGTCGCCGCCGACGCGCAAAGTACGGGCAAGGGCGCCAAAATCGCGCCGCTCAACGAAATGACCAAGGGCGCGGCCAATGCCCGCGTCACCGTGGTCGAATACGGCTCGGTCACCTGCACCCATTGCGCCGCCTGGTACAACACCAACTGGGCCAAGTTCGACCGCGACTACGTCAAGACCGGCAAGGTGAAGTACGTCTATCGCGAAGTGGCGACCAACCCCGCCCCCATGGCTTTCGGCGTCTACATGCTGGGCCATTGCGCGGCGGCCAAGCCCAACTGGATCGGTCAGAAGGGCGGCACCAAGGCCTATTTCACCGTGATCGAGGGCTTCTTCGCCGCCCAGTCCAAGGTCTATGAGACCGGCGAAGCCGAACCGGTGTTCCGCACCCTGGCCGCCAAGGCCGGGCTGAACCAGAGGGAAGCCGACGCCTGCCTCAAGAACGAGGACCTGTTCAAGGCCATATCGGGGCGCATGGAAGCCAATATGAAGAAGGACGATGTCGAATCGACCCCGACCTTCTTCGTCAACGGCAAACGGGTCGACAGCAACTACGCCGCCATCGAAGCGGCCATCAAGGCGGTCAGATAG
- a CDS encoding DUF721 domain-containing protein, translated as MKRDLPSYEEAMRILRTTRTRRAPQPSPPVNRQIAPMMKALNARFEAYDTGAGRLKNRWPEIVGDTVARVTEPVKVIRARPGAKAGGTLDLRVEGSFASVIQHQSRVIIDRVNLFLGAGTVDRLRLIQGPVQKVSRPAPPPPPRPLSAAEELALQDSVQAVADEKLRRELLRLGRSVLLKDRNRRK; from the coding sequence ATGAAACGTGACCTGCCGTCCTATGAAGAGGCTATGCGCATCCTGCGCACCACGCGGACACGCCGCGCGCCTCAGCCTTCACCGCCTGTAAACCGACAGATAGCGCCGATGATGAAGGCGCTCAATGCGCGATTTGAGGCCTATGACACCGGCGCAGGCCGCTTGAAGAACCGCTGGCCGGAAATCGTCGGCGATACGGTGGCGCGTGTCACAGAACCGGTGAAGGTCATTCGCGCCCGCCCCGGCGCCAAGGCCGGCGGCACGCTGGACCTGCGCGTCGAAGGGTCGTTCGCCTCGGTCATCCAGCATCAGAGCCGCGTGATCATCGACCGCGTTAACCTGTTCCTGGGGGCCGGTACGGTCGATCGCCTGCGCCTGATTCAGGGCCCGGTGCAGAAGGTCTCACGCCCCGCCCCGCCGCCGCCTCCCAGACCCCTCAGCGCCGCCGAAGAACTGGCGCTGCAGGACAGCGTTCAGGCCGTCGCCGATGAAAAGCTGCGGCGCGAACTGCTGCGGCTGGGCCGTTCGGTGCTGCTGAAGGATCGCAACCGTCGGAAGTAA